In Vicia villosa cultivar HV-30 ecotype Madison, WI linkage group LG7, Vvil1.0, whole genome shotgun sequence, the DNA window TTATGCTTATTGCATTGGGGATACAATTATAAACTGCCTATTGCCAAATGAAATTCCTTGCTATGTTTCTATTAGTGCGGGTACCATTTTATTACTTagagtatgtttggattgatggaatgggATAAATTTATGTTCCATAGTTTGTATTTATTAAAAACTGATGGAATGGAGCAGGAACcggatggaatgcattccataCTTTCCATCATCTTTTGTACCCTCTATTTTGGGCGGAATGAAAAAATTGCTTGATTCCGTCATACAATACCcaaggctttgtttggattgatggaattggATGGAGTGGAGCGTAATGAGATGGAATGAAATGATATTCCATTATTTCGATAGTTAAAAATTGGATGGAGCAGATtggagtggtatggattccattccatcCCCTCCGATCTGAGCAGAATGAACAATTTGTTTTGTTCCGTCATAAAAtttccaaacatagcctaaacaatggaatgacatttttattccaTTCCGCTCCTTTCCATTCCACTCCGCTCCACTCCATTCTACTCCGTTCATTTTACAATATCCAAAACTTAGCGTTAGTTCTTACTAAGACAGATTAACAAGAACCAATAATTTATGCTTTTGGCAGCCTAATTGTATCATACTGGCTATATCTCCAGCCAACCAGGACATAGCAACTTCTGATGCTATCAAACTTGCCAGGGAAGTGGATCCCACAGGTATTTTAATGTTCCATGGATTTATTGCTTCTTACCTACGTCTAAGTAATTATTGTCACTAAAGTCCTTGTGTGTAAACTGTCCAGGTGAAAGGACATTTGGAGTATTGACAAAGCTGGATTTGATGGACAAAGGAACTAATGCATTGGATGTAATCTCTCTTATTCTCTCTCTGGGGTATGATTCCTTGTATAATTATTGTCTTTTCAcctgtttttatttcttttaggTCCTTGAAGGAAGATCTTATCGTCTACAACATCCTTGGGTTGGTATAGTAAATCGATCTCAAGCAGATATCAACAAAaatgttgatatgattattgcCAGACGTAAGGAGGTTGAGTATTTTGAAACCAGTCCTGACTATGGCCACTTAGCCAGTAAAATGGGTTCAGTATACCTTGCAAAACTTCTTTCACAGGTTAGTATTATGAAAAGTTGTTTGCCTTTAATGAAATATGGTATAAATTTAATAAGGTTTGATCATTTTGTAGCACTTGGAGTCAGTTATTAGGGCACGTATACCTAGTATAACATCTTTGGTAAACAAAAGCATTGAAGAACTTGAATCAGAGATGGACCATCTTGGGAGACCAATTGCTGTTGATGCGGGGGTGAGAGGTTTACATTTGTAATTATTTCAGAAAGAGTATAGgctttttaatttttatacatTCATcagaataatatttattattctaaCTGTATCTTTCTCTTTTAGGCTCAACTATACACCATCCTCGAACTTTGCCGCAAGTTTGAACGGATATTCAAAGAGCACTTAGATGGAGGGTAAATATACATGCTCTACCTTTGCTCTATTATTACATATGTGAATTTATGGGTGGACAGCATCTACTGTTTGTAACTTGATGGTTTTGGCCCATACTTGGGGGGAAAAAAGGCTTTTTTATTCTCAGCTTACTGAGATagcttttggaacaaagaaacagtgattatttttcataaaagaaaactATTGCTTAGAGTACACTTACTTCAAACTTGATATTCAATTCTTTTTACTATAATCATCAGGCATGGATTAACAGTGCTATATTTGTCGAGTTATTCTTTGTTTTAGATGTCTCAGTTCAACAGTGCTATATTTGTTGAgttattgtttgttttgttttcactTTTGGTTCTTTTTGAGAGAAAACTACATACTGCTATGCAATAGATTTGGTATACCAACTGTATATTTAAGCAATTTGGAATGATTGTTGTGAAATCAGCTTGTTATCTGATGGACAAGTTCATAGGTCTCTTTGGTTACACAATCTCTTTTTTATTGCACAGGCGGCCAGGAGGAGATAGGATATACAATGTCTTTGATAATCAGCTTCCTGCTGCTTTACGAAAGCTTCCGATTGACAAACATCTTTCTCTTCAGAATGTGAAGAGAGTGGTGTCAGAGGCGGATGGTTACCAGCCACATTTAATTGCCCCAGAGCAAGGTTACCGACGACTAATTGAGGGGGCTCTCAGTTACTTTAGAGGCCCAGCCGAAGCTTCAGTTGATGCAGTAAGCAagtcttagatgttttcttttttctatgtCAAAGCTAAAATGAATGAAAATATTAAGCTGTATCTCTCTGATTTGGATGTAGGTTCACTTTGTCTTAAAAGAACTTGTGAGAAAATCAATAGGTGAAACTGAGGTAAAGTTTGTGGATTCATTTTGTAGCAACCATGTTTGAAATGTACTAGAATATTCAATGAAGCTCAATTTTTTTCTATGAACAGGAATTGAGACGATTCCCTACTCTTCAAGCTGAATTATCTGCAGCTACAAATGAGGCTCTAGAGAGATTTCGTGAAGCGAGTAAGAAGACAACTATTCGGCTTGTGGATATGGAGGCTTCGTATCTTACTGTGGATTTCTTCCGGAAACTTCCTCAAGAAATGGAGAGAGCTGGTAATCCAGCTCAACCTTCTAATCCAGCTCAGCCTACTAATCCAGCTCAACCTACTAATCCATCTAATCGTTCTGGCCCAAACCCAAATGACGATCGATATGGTGAGGGGCATTTTAGAAGGATTGGATCAAATGTGTCATCCTACATAGGTTTAGTGTCAGACACACTCAGGATCACTATTCCAAAGGCTGTGGTATATTGTCAGGTCAGAGAAGCAAAACTATCATTGCTAAGCTATTTCTTCACACAAATTGGGAAAAAAGAGGTACTCTTCACTCTTCGGAACACCAACAATGCAAATGGCTAATTATGAAAACATACACTTATTTACAAATTACctgtttttgttgttttcatTATATCACTGAGATTTTGTCTGCTATTAATGAACTATCACAGTTGTTAGACGAAGATCCTACAGTGATGGAGAGAAGACAACAATGTTTTAAAAGGCTTGAACTATATAAAGCAGCTAGGGATGAGATTGATTCGGTTTCTTGGGTACGATGAGCTTGGTTGCTATTTAACTGTCTTCAGTTTTTGCATTATATGTAGTTTATAGCTATTGACTGTGGGTTGAGTGAACCCAGATATGATTTTAtagtttgtattattttattgttcagccattttttattttctagaTTTGTTTGACCATGTTAGTTGATTGTTATTTGTTTATTGTTCCAAGAGTTGATATATTCATCTGCAGCAACATGGACTACGAACATTTTGTCAAAATTGAAATTCACGTTTTTTGAATAATTTCTATATTACAAATTACAATTCTGTGTCTGTATCTGTGTTGTGTAGAGTTGTTTATTTAAATAGGACTCGTGCAACCTTGTGTCATAATTCTACACATGTTAAAGAATTTATACAAAATAGAAATTTTATTCTGAAAAGtaatttaaaacttgtaagaaagtgtaaaa includes these proteins:
- the LOC131616141 gene encoding phragmoplastin DRP1E-like, which gives rise to MTTMESLIGLVNRIQQACTKLGDYGGSDNNTFSSLWEALPSVAVVGGQSSGKSSVLESIVGRDFLPRGSGIVTRRPLVLQLHKIEDDEREYAEFLHRQGRKITDFAVVRQEIQDETDRVTGKTKQISPIPIHLSIYSPKVVNLTLIDLPGLTKVAVDGQPESTVEDIETMVRSYVEKPNCIILAISPANQDIATSDAIKLAREVDPTGERTFGVLTKLDLMDKGTNALDVLEGRSYRLQHPWVGIVNRSQADINKNVDMIIARRKEVEYFETSPDYGHLASKMGSVYLAKLLSQHLESVIRARIPSITSLVNKSIEELESEMDHLGRPIAVDAGAQLYTILELCRKFERIFKEHLDGGRPGGDRIYNVFDNQLPAALRKLPIDKHLSLQNVKRVVSEADGYQPHLIAPEQGYRRLIEGALSYFRGPAEASVDAVHFVLKELVRKSIGETEELRRFPTLQAELSAATNEALERFREASKKTTIRLVDMEASYLTVDFFRKLPQEMERAGNPAQPSNPAQPTNPAQPTNPSNRSGPNPNDDRYGEGHFRRIGSNVSSYIGLVSDTLRITIPKAVVYCQVREAKLSLLSYFFTQIGKKELLDEDPTVMERRQQCFKRLELYKAARDEIDSVSWVR